A window of bacterium contains these coding sequences:
- a CDS encoding restriction endonuclease has translation MARRRKNESIFEMLMDAPWWMGVIGAVLFYVMVAIMLPATLAGSPFGALIAGLCPDLGKWLAVACLFSAAISAIRSLMKRPPSVGRRTMDYMPVRPVAEVTAVPVNRRAAVADIDVACPQCKAVLVAPESMIGQPVTCEGCRHSFLIPKPVIKFPDMTSFYSSKRSGHFSSDLLKELEWKRFEQLVEGYFAQTGWRTRPHRTGADGGVDVHLFRPDQDKAAAVVQCKAWNTYSVGVKPVRELFGVMAADGVPEGFFVTSGDYTSEAQSFASGKPMTLIDGRDLRKRLESLTPEIQSDLFSRVTAGDYTTPTCPQCDRKMVRRQAGKGRTPGNEFWGCPSYPRCRQTFQMKQDT, from the coding sequence ATGGCACGCCGTAGGAAGAACGAGTCAATATTTGAAATGTTGATGGATGCCCCATGGTGGATGGGGGTCATTGGGGCAGTTCTCTTCTATGTCATGGTTGCTATTATGTTGCCCGCTACATTGGCCGGCAGCCCTTTTGGGGCTTTAATAGCGGGTCTGTGTCCAGATCTAGGTAAATGGCTCGCCGTTGCCTGCCTTTTTTCAGCCGCCATCTCCGCAATCCGTTCCTTAATGAAGCGGCCCCCATCGGTTGGGCGGCGAACTATGGACTACATGCCGGTGCGCCCAGTGGCGGAGGTCACGGCTGTACCGGTGAACCGGAGGGCGGCGGTTGCTGATATTGATGTCGCATGCCCTCAGTGTAAGGCCGTATTGGTAGCCCCCGAATCGATGATTGGGCAACCGGTGACCTGCGAAGGTTGCCGGCATTCGTTCCTCATTCCCAAACCCGTCATAAAATTCCCCGACATGACGAGTTTTTATTCCTCAAAACGCTCTGGTCATTTTTCCTCCGATCTGCTGAAAGAATTAGAGTGGAAAAGGTTTGAGCAACTCGTGGAGGGATATTTCGCTCAAACCGGGTGGAGAACCCGCCCGCATAGGACAGGTGCAGACGGTGGAGTGGATGTCCATCTCTTCCGCCCAGATCAGGACAAAGCCGCCGCAGTAGTTCAATGCAAGGCTTGGAATACCTACTCCGTGGGCGTCAAACCGGTTCGCGAATTGTTCGGCGTTATGGCAGCTGACGGTGTCCCCGAAGGCTTTTTTGTCACCTCCGGCGACTATACGAGCGAAGCCCAGTCGTTTGCGTCAGGCAAACCCATGACACTGATTGACGGCCGTGATCTGCGAAAACGGCTTGAATCGTTGACGCCGGAAATTCAGTCCGATCTCTTTTCAAGGGTGACAGCAGGGGATTACACAACGCCGACCTGCCCTCAATGCGATCGTAAAATGGTTCGGCGTCAGGCCGGTAAAGGTCGCACTCCGGGGAACGAATTTTGGGGCTGCCCTTCTTATCCGCGCTGTCGTCAGACATTCCAGATGAAACAAGACACTTGA
- a CDS encoding site-specific DNA-methyltransferase, whose amino-acid sequence MPTLDFKGKSFVYAHHLSVPFRELIVDAKKSLPLKGDKPSLDDNLIIHGDNLHALKALMPVYAGKVDCIFIDPPYNTGNEGWCYNDNVRSPLMREWLKKSANPVEKEDLERHDKWLCMMWPRVCLLRDLLADDGVIFITLDDNEQHQMRSMMDEIFVREESFYAQIAWQKKYATANDALGFSPMFDHILVYRKSAQFSRNLMERTEGNDANYRLEDERGVFRSGDYTCNKTAAERPNLYYPITHPLTGEEIWPKKTAVWRYSKERHAFNVENGFVWWGKDGKGKVPSYKRYKHLLKGGGGTVPSTWWPHEFAGHTDEAKKELRDILSDLPEVLQSITPKPVRLLQRILEIATDENSLVLDSFAGSGTTAQAVLALNKKDGGNRKFILVETENYADKLTAERVRRVIQGYKFNGTQREELWREPLNFTSLKNSGKLLEKADSFELLDGKRFDRIAKTVENGALVVTGEKKITEKVEGLGGSFTYATLGPEMTLDKLLSGGLPAFESLAKYVFFTATGRTLSDVPKQKANMLGFIGETDVYRVHLHYQPDKNWLQSNDAALTEKLVDELVAANKDKKKLLVFAAAKFMSQRELSRQGLDFCQLPYAIHRILGD is encoded by the coding sequence ATGCCGACTCTTGATTTCAAAGGAAAATCATTCGTTTACGCGCATCATCTTTCGGTGCCTTTCCGGGAACTGATAGTTGATGCAAAGAAATCGCTTCCTCTTAAAGGGGATAAGCCATCGCTGGATGACAATCTCATCATCCACGGCGATAACCTGCATGCTTTGAAGGCCCTCATGCCTGTCTATGCGGGGAAGGTGGACTGCATTTTCATCGATCCACCCTATAATACCGGCAACGAGGGCTGGTGTTACAATGACAATGTTCGTAGCCCGCTTATGCGTGAATGGCTAAAGAAATCGGCAAATCCAGTAGAGAAGGAAGACCTGGAGCGCCATGATAAATGGCTCTGCATGATGTGGCCGAGGGTCTGTCTTTTACGGGATTTATTGGCGGATGACGGGGTCATATTCATCACTCTTGATGATAACGAGCAGCATCAGATGCGCTCCATGATGGACGAAATCTTTGTGCGGGAAGAGTCATTTTACGCCCAGATAGCTTGGCAGAAAAAATATGCCACTGCCAACGACGCGCTCGGTTTCTCTCCTATGTTCGATCATATTCTGGTCTATCGAAAGAGCGCGCAGTTTTCGCGTAACTTGATGGAGCGAACTGAAGGCAATGACGCCAACTATCGGCTTGAGGACGAAAGGGGTGTGTTTCGTTCCGGGGACTATACTTGTAATAAAACGGCCGCAGAGCGCCCGAATCTTTACTATCCCATTACCCATCCGCTAACCGGTGAAGAAATATGGCCAAAAAAAACAGCGGTGTGGCGTTATTCAAAAGAACGCCATGCGTTTAATGTCGAGAATGGCTTTGTCTGGTGGGGCAAGGATGGGAAAGGCAAGGTTCCCAGTTATAAACGTTACAAGCACTTGTTGAAAGGTGGCGGTGGGACGGTGCCCAGCACTTGGTGGCCACATGAGTTTGCTGGCCACACAGATGAGGCAAAAAAGGAACTGCGTGACATTTTGTCAGACTTGCCGGAAGTGCTTCAGTCCATTACCCCAAAACCGGTCCGCCTTCTTCAGCGCATCCTTGAAATCGCTACTGATGAGAACTCCCTTGTGCTCGACTCCTTCGCAGGCAGCGGTACGACAGCGCAAGCCGTTTTGGCGTTGAATAAAAAAGACGGTGGAAACCGCAAATTCATTCTCGTCGAAACGGAGAATTATGCGGACAAACTCACGGCTGAACGCGTTCGGCGTGTCATTCAAGGCTACAAGTTCAATGGGACGCAACGCGAGGAATTGTGGCGGGAGCCCCTCAACTTCACTTCATTGAAGAATTCCGGCAAACTGCTGGAAAAGGCCGATAGCTTTGAACTTTTGGACGGAAAGCGTTTCGACCGGATCGCCAAGACCGTCGAAAACGGCGCGTTGGTTGTAACCGGCGAGAAAAAGATCACCGAAAAGGTGGAGGGTCTCGGGGGCAGTTTCACTTACGCTACACTTGGTCCGGAAATGACGCTCGATAAATTACTGTCCGGCGGTTTACCTGCGTTCGAATCCTTGGCCAAATACGTTTTCTTCACCGCCACCGGACGCACTTTGAGTGACGTGCCAAAGCAAAAGGCCAACATGCTCGGATTTATTGGTGAAACAGACGTTTATCGTGTCCATCTTCATTACCAACCGGACAAGAACTGGCTTCAGAGCAATGACGCTGCCCTCACGGAAAAACTGGTGGATGAACTGGTTGCCGCGAATAAGGACAAAAAGAAACTGTTGGTGTTTGCCGCTGCCAAGTTTATGAGTCAGCGTGAACTGTCCCGGCAAGGTTTGGACTTCTGTCAGTTGCCGTATGCTATTCACCGTATCCTGGGCGATTGA
- a CDS encoding DEAD/DEAH box helicase family protein has product MQLKDYQTTVLEDLSRYLQVLLSRREEAEEILEFQRGKGREAKLADYCRQTWDFLHTQKALPLTKDKAGVTSAPQYVARKDGLDRPVPNICLKVPTGGGKTLLGTVAVERINTEYFKKQTGFILWIVPSDAIYSQTWKAFANREHPYRQMLERASGGRVKLLEKSDSFTKQDVEEQLCVMLMMLQAGAVKKESKESRKMFQESGKFPSFFPDVDDAIANKELFRQVPNLDATDLTEEGFRIGGLTVKQSLGNVLRLVRPLVLIDEGHKAYSNTAFETIAGYNPRFLLELSATPNSGKEYVSNVLVNVSGTALKDEQMIKLPINLDNQNRADWKHTLSVAQDKLEDLQKDALKVHNNENRYIRPILLIRVERTGKEQRDKATIHSEDVREYLVEKLGAQPDEIKVKSAEMDELGKEDLLSEFSKVRYIITKDALREGWDCPFAYILAVLSKTTAATALTQMIGRVLRQPGAKLTGVPSLNECYVFTFDQEVQAAVESVRRGLEEEGMGDLASQVRATGAGAAAASRRETIRRREEFAGLKVFLPRVLSRHYATGDWRQFDYDRDLLSRLDWSRFSYANSSTYTPDDKETIQRTLTRVDVENLGNVDDELLKTQITEETVESELDVPALVRLLLDVIPNPWQGARILQETLAELRKRKIKEERIIANRLFLVKTMRDNLKEQVHKATEIEFRRMLEDNELCFRLESSNDPKLNWELAETLTLDVTDEDRPLHRKTGEPLKKSIFKTVYQKQVNGLEKEMAWYLDGSKAVRWWHRIAAQSPDWHLQGWQRSKVYPDFLACLHDAGDGKVQFTVLETKGLHLKGNEDTAYKAKLFELLTAHSKSALSVGELKLGLQQQQMKFELLLENDWREKMQVGTP; this is encoded by the coding sequence ATGCAATTAAAAGATTACCAGACAACCGTTTTGGAAGACCTAAGCCGGTATCTTCAAGTACTTCTGTCACGCCGTGAAGAGGCGGAGGAGATCCTGGAATTCCAGCGAGGCAAAGGCCGGGAGGCCAAACTTGCGGACTATTGTCGTCAGACCTGGGATTTTCTCCACACTCAAAAAGCCCTGCCGCTAACAAAGGATAAGGCTGGTGTCACAAGCGCGCCGCAATATGTCGCCCGGAAAGACGGGTTAGATCGGCCCGTGCCCAATATCTGCCTGAAAGTTCCGACCGGCGGCGGGAAAACTTTGCTCGGCACGGTCGCGGTGGAACGGATCAATACTGAGTATTTCAAGAAGCAGACCGGTTTTATACTTTGGATTGTGCCGTCAGATGCCATTTACTCGCAGACGTGGAAGGCTTTCGCGAACAGGGAGCATCCTTATCGCCAGATGCTGGAACGTGCCTCCGGTGGCCGTGTGAAACTGTTGGAGAAAAGCGACAGCTTTACAAAGCAAGATGTTGAGGAGCAACTCTGCGTGATGCTGATGATGCTACAGGCGGGTGCCGTGAAGAAGGAGAGCAAAGAATCTCGCAAGATGTTCCAGGAGAGCGGGAAGTTTCCGAGTTTTTTCCCTGATGTGGATGATGCCATCGCGAACAAGGAACTATTCCGCCAAGTGCCGAATCTCGACGCGACTGATTTAACCGAAGAAGGTTTTCGTATTGGCGGACTGACCGTGAAACAAAGTCTCGGCAATGTCCTGCGGCTTGTTCGCCCGCTGGTGCTGATTGATGAAGGGCACAAGGCGTATTCAAACACGGCATTCGAGACTATTGCCGGCTATAACCCCCGGTTCCTGCTGGAACTGTCCGCTACACCCAATAGTGGCAAGGAATACGTCAGCAACGTGCTGGTGAACGTTTCGGGCACGGCGTTAAAAGACGAGCAGATGATCAAGTTGCCGATCAATCTGGATAACCAGAACCGGGCAGACTGGAAACACACACTCTCCGTAGCCCAGGACAAACTGGAGGATCTGCAGAAGGACGCACTAAAGGTCCATAACAACGAAAATCGCTATATCCGGCCCATCCTCTTGATTCGCGTTGAGCGGACCGGCAAAGAACAACGCGACAAGGCTACCATCCATTCCGAAGACGTGCGGGAATACCTTGTTGAAAAACTGGGTGCTCAACCTGACGAAATCAAAGTGAAGTCAGCGGAGATGGATGAACTCGGGAAGGAAGACCTGCTGTCAGAGTTTTCCAAAGTGCGCTACATCATCACCAAGGACGCCCTTCGCGAAGGGTGGGATTGCCCGTTCGCCTATATTCTCGCTGTGCTGTCAAAGACGACGGCGGCCACGGCATTGACGCAAATGATTGGGCGGGTGCTCCGTCAGCCGGGCGCCAAATTGACTGGCGTGCCGTCACTCAATGAATGTTACGTTTTTACTTTTGATCAGGAAGTTCAGGCCGCCGTGGAAAGCGTGCGGCGTGGATTGGAAGAGGAGGGAATGGGGGATCTCGCCAGTCAAGTCCGAGCAACCGGTGCTGGCGCTGCAGCCGCTTCCCGGCGGGAGACGATTCGTCGGCGTGAAGAATTTGCTGGCCTGAAAGTGTTTTTGCCGCGCGTGTTGTCCCGGCATTACGCCACTGGCGACTGGCGGCAATTCGATTACGATAGGGATTTGTTGAGTCGGTTGGACTGGTCAAGATTCAGTTACGCCAACTCCAGCACTTACACGCCGGACGACAAAGAAACGATTCAACGCACATTAACCCGTGTGGATGTCGAAAATCTCGGGAACGTTGATGATGAGTTACTCAAAACGCAGATAACCGAGGAAACCGTTGAGTCGGAGCTGGATGTTCCCGCGCTCGTTCGCTTGCTGCTCGATGTCATTCCCAATCCCTGGCAGGGCGCGCGTATTTTGCAGGAAACATTGGCCGAACTGCGCAAACGAAAGATCAAGGAAGAGCGGATCATCGCAAACCGGCTGTTTCTGGTGAAGACGATGCGGGACAACCTGAAGGAGCAAGTTCATAAAGCGACGGAAATCGAATTTCGACGGATGCTGGAAGACAATGAATTGTGTTTCCGGCTCGAATCCTCCAACGATCCAAAATTGAATTGGGAATTGGCCGAGACGTTGACATTAGATGTGACCGATGAAGATAGGCCATTGCACCGGAAGACTGGCGAACCTTTAAAGAAAAGCATTTTCAAAACCGTTTATCAGAAGCAGGTGAATGGGCTTGAAAAGGAGATGGCCTGGTATCTCGATGGCAGCAAAGCCGTCCGTTGGTGGCATCGCATCGCAGCCCAGTCGCCGGATTGGCACTTACAGGGGTGGCAACGCAGTAAGGTGTATCCTGATTTTCTCGCCTGTTTACATGACGCGGGCGACGGTAAGGTTCAGTTTACCGTACTCGAAACCAAGGGGCTCCATTTGAAGGGGAACGAAGATACCGCCTACAAAGCCAAATTGTTTGAACTTCTAACGGCACATTCAAAATCTGCGCTGTCGGTCGGTGAATTGAAACTCGGCTTGCAACAACAGCAAATGAAATTTGAGTTGTTGTTGGAAAATGACTGGCGGGAGAAAATGCAGGTGGGTACCCCTTAA